In the genome of Terriglobia bacterium, the window CCCCAGCCGGCGCCGATTTTTTTGTGCGTCAATTCACAAAACAGCAAGCGACTCGAATGGGAAGGGGAGATCATGATTGCGCCACTTTGGGAACTCTGCGAATCTCACGACGACCAGCAAGCTCTCGTCTTCCCAGAGGAGCGGCAACGAAACATGTCGACGTGGACGTCTCCGCGCTCAAGGTGAACCAGCACGTCTCCGTGGCCGCGCTTCCCACGATCGCCAACGTCACGATCCTCGATGATTCCGAAGGGATCGTCGCCGTCGTCGTTCCGCCGAGAGCGGAGGAGACGCCGGCGGTGGTCGAGGCGGCGCCCGAGGCCGCGGCCGCGGAGCCCGAGGTCATCAAGAAGGGCAAGGAGGCCTCCGCGGCGGAGGAGCCGGCCGCGAAGGAGAAGGGGGCGAAGGAGAAGGGGGCGAAGGAGAAGTAGCCTCCTGGGCGGCGCCTTGATGATCGTTCTCGGTCTCGGCAATCCGGGCAACCGCTATCGCCGGACGCGGCACAACCTGGGCTTCCGCGTGCTGGACCTGCTGGCGGGGCGCGCGGGGGCGAAGTTCGCGAAGGCGGGGGAGCTCGGAGATGTGTGCCTCAGCGCCGAGGCGCTCCTCTCGGGGGTCGAGGTCGTCCTCGCGAAACCTCGGACGTACATGAACCGCTCGGGGACGGCCGGCGCCGCACTCCTCGAGCACTACGCCGCCTCGCCGTGCGATCTCCTGGTCGTTCACGACGACGCGGACCTCGCTCTGGGGCGGATCCGCGTCCGGGCGGGCGGGAGCGCGGGCGGCCACAACGGTCTCCGCTCGCTCATCGCGACCCTCAGGACCGCCGAGTTCCCGCGGGTGAAGCTCGGCGTGCTGGGGGCGCGCCGCGCGGAGACGGACCTCGTCGACTACGTCCTCGAGTCGTTCGAAGACGACGAAGCCGACGCCGCGGAGGCTTTGGTCGGCCTCGGAGCCGACGCGGCCGAGGCGGTGTTGGTCGAAGGGCTCGCGGCCGCCATGAACCGGTTCAACGGACCGACGGCGGTGGCCGAATCACCCGGGGCGTGTTAGACTCCGCCCTTTGCGGGCCCGCGACAGTGCGGGACCGGACGATCCGGCACCCCTTGCTCCCGGCGAGACCGGGGGCGAAACGCCGTGAGGAGGTGCGATTCGTGCCGACGTACGAGACTCTCTTCATCACCCTCCCCACGCTGAGCGAGGACGAGGAGCGCATCGTGGTCGCTCCGCTCGCG includes:
- the pth gene encoding aminoacyl-tRNA hydrolase, producing the protein MIVLGLGNPGNRYRRTRHNLGFRVLDLLAGRAGAKFAKAGELGDVCLSAEALLSGVEVVLAKPRTYMNRSGTAGAALLEHYAASPCDLLVVHDDADLALGRIRVRAGGSAGGHNGLRSLIATLRTAEFPRVKLGVLGARRAETDLVDYVLESFEDDEADAAEALVGLGADAAEAVLVEGLAAAMNRFNGPTAVAESPGAC